A stretch of Dama dama isolate Ldn47 chromosome 22, ASM3311817v1, whole genome shotgun sequence DNA encodes these proteins:
- the TMEM52B gene encoding transmembrane protein 52B — MGLQSPALMASALVYFIQLPRARCEENCVSLQHCLTTDWVHLWYIWLLVVIGALLLLCGLISVCFRCCLGRQQNGEEEGRPPYEVTVIAFDHDSTLQSTVTSLQSVFGPAARRILAVAHSHSSLGQLPSSLDTLPGYEEALRMTRFTVSRCGQKAPDLPSVPEEKQLPRVDKESPGVQHSSN, encoded by the exons ATGGGACTGCAGTCACCAGCCCTGATGGCCTCTGCCCTGGTGTATTTCATCCAG CTTCCTCGGGCAAGATGTGAGGAGAACTGTGTCAGTCTTCAACA CTGCCTGACCACAGATTGGGTACATCTCTGGTATATATG GTTGCTGGTGGTCATCGGGGCACTGCTTCTCCTGTGTGGTCTGATTTCTGTGTGCTTCCGCTGCTGTCTGGGTCGCCAGCAAAATGGGGAAGAGGAGGGCCGGCCACCCTATGAAGTGACGGTCATCGCTTTTGACCATGACAGCACTCTCCAGAGCACCGTCACTT CCCTGCAATCAGTGTTCGGTCCTGCGGCTCGAAGGATCCTGGCTGTGGCTCACTCCCACAGCTCCCTGGGCCAGCTGCCCTCCTCTCTGGACACCCTCCCAGGGTATGAGGAAGCACTTCGCATGACTCGATTCACTGTTTCAAGATGCGGGCAGAAAGCACCTGATCTACCCTCAGTGCCAGAAGAAAAGCAACTGCCCCGGGTGGATAAAGAGTCTCCCGGAGTACAACACTCTTCTAATTGA